One window of the Lysobacter sp. S4-A87 genome contains the following:
- the murF gene encoding UDP-N-acetylmuramoyl-tripeptide--D-alanyl-D-alanine ligase, with translation MKPLHLSQIARMTGGRLHGADVVVTTVATDTRALPQGGAVLFIALKGERFDAHDHVAALPADKVAAVLVSRQLDIALPQVIVADTQRALADLAAAVQRTRIDGGSGEKIVAITGSNGKTSVKALTLAILERVGPTYATPGNRNNEIGLPLAVLDAPEGVQFSIYEMGAGQPGDIAYLTAVVRPDVSVINNIAPGHLERMGSLLGVADTKAAIYDSLPADGVAVINADDAFAPYFAERAHGRRLVRFGLDASADITARDIQGQVDGSRFTLVTPQGEGEITLALPGRHNVRNALAAAALALGVGAPLQAVVEGLNSARSVPGRLITHRLDNGAVLIDDSYNANPGSLAAAIDTLSEGGGEAWLVLGDMRELGADAEAMHAEAGRRAKSARIARLFTLGQFSAAAAAAYGEGATHFETHDALADALRAELHDGVRVLVKGSRGSAMDRIVAALVGPASAGSATRSDKKGNPDAA, from the coding sequence ATGAAGCCGCTGCATCTGTCGCAGATCGCGCGCATGACCGGCGGCCGCCTGCATGGCGCCGACGTCGTGGTGACGACGGTTGCCACCGATACCCGCGCGCTGCCGCAGGGTGGGGCGGTGCTGTTCATTGCCCTCAAGGGCGAGCGCTTCGATGCGCACGATCATGTCGCCGCGCTGCCGGCCGACAAGGTCGCCGCGGTGCTGGTGTCGCGCCAGCTCGACATCGCGTTGCCGCAGGTGATCGTCGCCGATACCCAGCGCGCACTGGCCGACCTCGCGGCGGCAGTGCAGCGCACGCGAATCGACGGCGGCAGCGGCGAGAAGATCGTCGCCATCACCGGCAGCAACGGCAAGACCAGCGTCAAGGCGCTGACGCTGGCGATCCTCGAGCGGGTCGGCCCGACCTATGCCACGCCGGGCAACCGCAACAACGAGATCGGCCTGCCGCTGGCGGTGCTCGATGCGCCCGAGGGCGTGCAGTTCTCGATCTATGAGATGGGCGCCGGCCAGCCTGGCGACATCGCTTACCTGACCGCAGTCGTCCGTCCCGACGTCTCGGTGATCAACAACATCGCGCCGGGTCACCTGGAGCGCATGGGCAGCCTGCTCGGCGTCGCCGACACCAAGGCCGCGATCTACGATTCGCTGCCCGCCGATGGCGTGGCGGTGATCAACGCCGACGATGCCTTCGCACCGTACTTCGCAGAGCGTGCACACGGTCGCCGCCTGGTCCGCTTCGGCCTGGACGCGAGCGCCGACATCACCGCGCGCGACATCCAGGGCCAGGTCGACGGCTCGCGCTTCACCCTGGTGACGCCGCAGGGCGAGGGTGAGATCACGCTTGCCCTGCCGGGCCGCCACAACGTGCGCAATGCGCTGGCCGCAGCCGCGCTCGCGCTCGGTGTCGGTGCACCGCTGCAGGCGGTCGTCGAAGGTCTCAACTCGGCCAGGTCGGTGCCCGGTCGCCTGATCACGCACCGTCTCGACAACGGTGCGGTGCTGATCGACGACAGCTACAACGCCAATCCCGGTTCGCTCGCGGCCGCCATCGACACGCTCTCGGAAGGCGGCGGCGAAGCCTGGCTGGTGCTGGGCGACATGCGCGAGCTTGGCGCCGACGCCGAGGCCATGCATGCCGAGGCCGGTCGCCGCGCCAAGAGCGCGCGCATCGCGCGGCTGTTCACGCTGGGCCAGTTCAGTGCTGCGGCCGCCGCGGCATATGGCGAAGGCGCAACGCATTTCGAAACTCATGACGCGCTGGCTGACGCCCTGCGCGCCGAGCTGCACGACGGTGTTCGCGTGCTGGTGAAGGGCTCGCGCGGCAGCGCGATGGATCGGATCGTCGCTGCGCTGGTCGGACCTGCGTCGGCCGGATCCGCTACGCGCTCGGACAAGAAGGGGAATCCCGATGCTGCTTGA
- the ftsW gene encoding putative lipid II flippase FtsW, with protein sequence MTDLSTTRQATRLDAIGGHFDPWLLGISCALACLGVVMVGSASIGVADGHDVGPFYFLSRHVVFLAIGLVMALWVMRTELKTIEQHNQWLLLVCFVLLIAVFMPGIGRSVNGARRWLNLGVSNFQAVEAVKLLYIVWLASYLKRYSEEVTATWGAMLKPIGVAVSLVVLLLLQPDFGSSSLILAVTAGMLVLGGVNMPRMFGPVLVGLPLLAIVAIAEPYRVTRLTSFLDPWQDPFKTGYQLTNALMAVGRGEWLGVGLGASVQKLSYLPEAHTDFIMAVIAEEFGFLGVCTVVALYAGLAGRAFWLGLKCVEMRRHFAGYCAFGIALWMSLQSFVSIGVNLGLLPTKGLTLPMVSYGGSSVIMTCAALGLLLRVSYELDRAQRQVARVRNETTPPPAVSAPLATSAPIATSQSKRPGEAVRGTSRLRQRVEPTLGRIA encoded by the coding sequence ATGACCGACCTTTCGACCACTCGCCAGGCAACCCGCCTCGATGCGATCGGCGGCCACTTTGATCCGTGGCTGCTGGGCATCTCGTGCGCGCTCGCCTGCCTGGGCGTGGTCATGGTCGGCTCGGCATCGATCGGCGTCGCCGACGGTCACGATGTCGGACCGTTCTATTTCCTCAGCCGCCATGTCGTGTTCCTGGCCATCGGCCTGGTGATGGCGCTGTGGGTGATGCGCACCGAGCTCAAGACCATCGAGCAGCACAACCAGTGGCTGTTGCTGGTCTGCTTCGTGTTGCTGATCGCGGTGTTCATGCCCGGCATTGGCCGCAGCGTCAACGGCGCACGGCGCTGGTTGAACCTGGGCGTGTCGAACTTCCAGGCGGTCGAGGCGGTGAAGCTGCTCTACATCGTCTGGCTGGCCAGCTACCTCAAGCGTTACAGCGAGGAAGTGACCGCGACCTGGGGAGCGATGCTCAAGCCGATCGGCGTGGCCGTCAGCCTGGTGGTGCTGTTGCTGCTGCAGCCGGACTTCGGTTCGTCCTCGCTGATCCTGGCCGTCACTGCAGGCATGCTCGTGCTCGGCGGCGTCAACATGCCGCGCATGTTCGGCCCGGTGCTGGTCGGCCTGCCGCTGCTGGCAATCGTGGCGATCGCCGAACCCTACCGCGTCACCCGCCTGACCTCGTTCCTCGATCCGTGGCAGGACCCGTTCAAGACTGGCTACCAGCTGACCAATGCGCTGATGGCCGTCGGTCGCGGCGAGTGGCTGGGCGTCGGCCTGGGCGCATCGGTGCAGAAGCTGTCGTACCTGCCCGAGGCGCATACCGACTTCATCATGGCGGTGATCGCCGAAGAGTTCGGCTTCCTCGGCGTGTGCACGGTGGTCGCGCTGTATGCCGGCCTGGCCGGCCGCGCGTTCTGGCTGGGCCTGAAGTGCGTCGAGATGCGCCGCCACTTCGCCGGCTACTGCGCGTTCGGCATCGCGCTGTGGATGAGCCTGCAGAGCTTCGTCTCGATCGGCGTCAACCTCGGCCTGCTGCCGACCAAGGGCCTGACGCTGCCGATGGTGTCCTACGGCGGTTCGAGCGTGATCATGACCTGCGCCGCGCTGGGCCTGCTGCTGCGCGTGTCCTACGAACTCGACCGCGCCCAGCGCCAGGTCGCCCGCGTGCGCAACGAAACCACGCCGCCGCCGGCCGTTTCGGCGCCGCTGGCAACGTCGGCGCCGATTGCCACTTCGCAGTCCAAGCGTCCCGGCGAAGCCGTGCGCGGCACCAGCCGCCTGCGCCAGCGCGTCGAACCCACCCTCGGGAGGATCGCATGA
- the murC gene encoding UDP-N-acetylmuramate--L-alanine ligase, which translates to MRRRLQHTGDLAKAFPRVHFVGIGGVGMSGIAEVMGTLGYQVSGSDNADNAVTRRLAALGITVQRGHAAANVLGADCVVVSSAIRADNPELMEARAQRIPVVPRAEMLAELMRFKRGIAVAGTHGKTTTTSLAASVLAEGGIDPTFVIGGQLLAAGANARLGTGDWLVAEADESDGSFLRLNPQIAIVTNIDADHLENYGGDFANVQSAFEEFMHRLPFYGLAVLCIDDPEVAALAARTPRHVMTYGFSEVADVRAEDVEQDGPNMRFTLCLPDATRTQVTLALPGRHNVQNALAAASVAWQLGVSAEAIARALKAFAGVGRRFNLLASPTTAKGAKVQLVDDYGHHPKELEAVFAAARGGWADKRLVVAFQPHRYSRTRDLFDEFAAVLSSVDVLVLTEVYPAGEAPIAGADAKSLARAIRARGRIDPIVVSGAADLASVLPDVLNDGDLLLMMGAGDIGYAAQQIAANGFNGTSNGEKK; encoded by the coding sequence CTGCGTCGCCGCCTGCAGCACACCGGCGACCTCGCCAAAGCCTTCCCGCGCGTGCACTTCGTCGGCATCGGCGGCGTCGGCATGAGCGGCATTGCCGAAGTGATGGGCACGCTGGGCTACCAGGTCTCCGGTTCGGACAACGCCGACAACGCGGTGACGCGCCGCCTGGCCGCGCTCGGCATCACCGTCCAGCGCGGCCATGCCGCCGCGAACGTCCTCGGTGCCGACTGTGTGGTGGTGTCCAGTGCGATCCGCGCCGACAACCCGGAACTGATGGAAGCGCGTGCGCAGCGCATCCCGGTGGTGCCGCGTGCGGAGATGCTGGCCGAACTGATGCGCTTCAAGCGCGGCATCGCAGTGGCCGGCACACACGGCAAGACCACGACGACGTCGCTGGCCGCCAGCGTGCTCGCCGAGGGCGGCATCGACCCGACCTTCGTGATCGGTGGCCAGCTGCTTGCCGCCGGCGCCAACGCCCGCCTGGGCACGGGCGACTGGCTGGTGGCCGAGGCCGATGAAAGCGACGGCAGCTTCCTGCGCCTGAATCCGCAGATCGCGATCGTCACCAACATCGACGCTGACCATCTGGAGAACTACGGCGGCGATTTCGCCAACGTGCAGTCGGCGTTCGAGGAATTCATGCACCGCCTGCCGTTCTACGGCCTGGCCGTGCTGTGCATCGACGACCCGGAAGTGGCCGCGCTGGCAGCCAGGACGCCGCGCCATGTCATGACCTACGGCTTCAGCGAAGTGGCCGACGTGCGTGCCGAGGACGTCGAGCAGGACGGCCCGAACATGCGTTTCACCCTGTGCCTGCCCGATGCGACGCGCACGCAGGTGACGCTGGCGCTGCCCGGCCGCCACAACGTGCAGAACGCACTGGCGGCGGCTTCGGTGGCCTGGCAGCTGGGCGTCAGCGCCGAAGCGATCGCGCGCGCCCTCAAGGCATTCGCCGGCGTCGGCCGCCGCTTCAACCTGCTCGCCAGCCCGACCACCGCCAAGGGCGCGAAGGTGCAGTTGGTGGACGACTACGGTCACCACCCGAAGGAGCTCGAGGCGGTGTTCGCCGCCGCGCGTGGTGGCTGGGCCGACAAGCGCCTGGTCGTGGCCTTCCAGCCGCATCGCTACAGCCGTACCCGCGACCTGTTCGACGAGTTCGCCGCGGTGCTGTCCAGCGTCGACGTGCTGGTGCTCACCGAAGTCTATCCGGCAGGCGAGGCGCCCATTGCCGGCGCCGATGCCAAGTCGCTGGCGCGCGCGATCCGCGCGCGTGGCCGCATCGATCCCATCGTCGTCAGCGGCGCGGCCGACCTCGCCAGCGTGTTGCCGGATGTCCTCAACGACGGCGACCTGCTGCTGATGATGGGCGCCGGTGACATCGGCTACGCCGCGCAGCAGATCGCAGCCAACGGCTTCAACGGAACCAGCAACGGAGAGAAGAAGTGA
- a CDS encoding penicillin-binding protein 2, whose protein sequence is MNGRNAKPSGRPSPLERLLALREKFGGGERDRVAGKGRGRTSFNLRNRLLIVGTALGVCSLALVARALDLQVISNDFYRQQGDARSLREIPIPTSRGMITDRNGEPLAVSTPVESIWANPQELLANPARIPQLAKALGVSREALTRKLSQRADKEFVYLKRRINPDEARRILAYKTPGVFSQREFRRFYPQGEAMSHILGFTNIDDLGQEGLELAFDDWLRGKPGAKRVIRDGAGRIVESVDLVKPAEPGHDLTLTIDRRIQYLAFRELRGTLQRTGASSGSVVVLDIATGEVLAMANLPTYNPNALSVGNPDTHRNRAVTDVIEPGSTMKPLTVAAALEAGVITAHSTFDTNPGWMPNGRYRTTDHRNYGVLDTTGVITKSSNIGAAKIVARIPSQKYYDFLHRFGYGRKTNSGFPGESSGVLAPPSRWSGTTKQTMSYGYGLSATPLQIAQAYAALGNGGRLITPTFVKGGEQHEPVQVLDPAIAGQIMRMMQTVTEPGGTATQAAILGYHVAGKTGTARKFNDTGGYSRRYVSFFAGVVPVNNPRFSMVVVVNDPDPAKGYYGGFVSGPVFKNVMEGALRLMDVAPDDIDTWMAAQAEAEAKRARANGGKPSGAVLPAPAQVAAVPVSTGVVTTPGGGR, encoded by the coding sequence ATGAACGGCCGCAACGCCAAGCCTTCCGGCCGCCCCAGCCCGCTCGAGCGGCTGCTAGCGCTGCGCGAGAAGTTCGGCGGCGGCGAGCGCGACCGCGTCGCTGGCAAGGGCCGCGGCCGCACTTCCTTCAACCTGCGCAACCGTTTGCTGATCGTCGGCACCGCGCTGGGCGTGTGCTCGCTGGCGCTGGTCGCGCGCGCGCTGGACCTGCAGGTCATCAGCAACGACTTCTACCGCCAGCAGGGCGATGCCCGTTCGCTGCGCGAGATTCCGATCCCGACCTCGCGCGGCATGATCACCGACCGCAACGGCGAGCCGCTGGCGGTGTCGACGCCGGTCGAGTCGATCTGGGCCAACCCGCAGGAACTGCTGGCCAACCCGGCCCGCATCCCGCAGCTGGCCAAGGCGCTGGGTGTTTCGCGCGAGGCGCTGACGCGCAAGCTCAGCCAGCGCGCCGACAAGGAATTCGTCTACCTCAAGCGCCGGATCAATCCGGACGAGGCGCGCCGGATCCTTGCCTACAAGACCCCGGGCGTGTTTTCGCAGCGCGAGTTCCGTCGCTTCTACCCGCAGGGCGAGGCGATGTCGCACATCCTCGGGTTCACCAACATCGACGACCTCGGCCAGGAAGGCCTGGAGCTGGCGTTCGACGACTGGCTGCGCGGCAAGCCTGGTGCCAAGCGCGTGATCCGCGATGGTGCCGGACGCATCGTCGAGAGCGTCGACCTGGTCAAGCCGGCCGAGCCGGGCCACGACCTGACCCTGACCATCGATCGCCGCATCCAGTACCTGGCATTCCGCGAGCTGCGCGGCACGTTGCAGCGCACCGGTGCCAGCAGCGGCTCGGTGGTCGTGCTCGACATCGCCACCGGCGAAGTGCTGGCGATGGCCAACCTGCCGACCTACAACCCCAACGCGCTGAGCGTCGGCAATCCCGACACGCACCGCAACCGCGCCGTCACCGACGTGATCGAGCCGGGCTCGACGATGAAGCCGCTGACCGTCGCCGCCGCGCTCGAAGCCGGCGTCATCACCGCGCATTCGACCTTCGACACCAACCCGGGCTGGATGCCTAACGGCCGCTACCGCACCACCGACCACCGCAACTACGGTGTGCTCGACACCACCGGCGTGATCACCAAGAGCTCGAACATCGGCGCGGCCAAGATCGTCGCGCGGATCCCAAGCCAGAAGTACTACGACTTCCTGCACCGCTTCGGCTACGGTCGCAAGACCAACAGCGGCTTCCCCGGCGAGTCGTCGGGCGTGCTCGCGCCGCCGTCGCGCTGGAGCGGCACCACCAAGCAGACCATGTCCTACGGCTACGGCCTGTCGGCGACGCCGCTGCAGATCGCCCAGGCCTATGCGGCGCTGGGCAACGGCGGCCGGCTGATCACGCCGACGTTCGTCAAGGGCGGCGAGCAGCACGAGCCGGTGCAGGTGCTCGATCCGGCGATCGCCGGCCAGATCATGCGGATGATGCAGACGGTGACCGAGCCGGGCGGCACCGCCACGCAGGCAGCGATCCTCGGCTACCACGTCGCCGGCAAGACCGGCACGGCGCGCAAGTTCAACGACACCGGCGGCTACTCGCGCCGTTACGTGTCGTTCTTCGCCGGCGTGGTACCGGTCAACAATCCGCGCTTCTCGATGGTGGTGGTCGTCAACGATCCCGATCCGGCGAAGGGCTATTACGGCGGTTTCGTCTCCGGTCCGGTGTTCAAGAACGTCATGGAGGGCGCGCTGCGCCTGATGGACGTTGCGCCCGACGACATCGACACCTGGATGGCGGCACAGGCCGAGGCCGAGGCCAAGCGCGCCAGGGCCAACGGCGGCAAGCCGTCCGGCGCGGTGTTGCCGGCGCCGGCGCAGGTGGCCGCCGTGCCGGTATCGACCGGCGTCGTGACCACGCCGGGAGGTGGCCGATGA
- the mraY gene encoding phospho-N-acetylmuramoyl-pentapeptide-transferase, whose amino-acid sequence MLLELTRWLEQLQSLFGLFSYLTFRGILSALTALALSLWWGPAVIRRLGQLKGGQPIRKDGPQSHFSKAGTPTMGGALILIAVMASVLLWGDLRNKYVWTVLLVMLAFGAIGWYDDWIKIVRRDPNGLKSRWKYLAQSVFGLAAGLYLYLYADVPAATTFYVPFFKSIALPLAGIGFVAIAYFWIVGFSNAVNLTDGLDGLAIMPTVLVACALGIFAYASGHAEFSKYLQIPAVPGAGELVIICAAIAGAGLGFLWFNTYPAMVFMGDIGALALGAVLGTIAVIVRQELVLVIMGGIFVIETLSVMIQVGSFKLTGKRVFRMAPIHHHFELKGWPEPRVIVRFWIISVVLVLVGLATLKVR is encoded by the coding sequence ATGCTGCTTGAACTCACTCGCTGGCTGGAACAACTGCAGAGCCTGTTCGGTCTTTTCAGTTACCTGACCTTCCGCGGCATCCTCAGCGCGCTGACCGCACTGGCACTCTCGCTGTGGTGGGGGCCTGCCGTGATCCGTCGCCTCGGCCAGCTCAAGGGTGGCCAGCCGATCCGCAAGGACGGCCCGCAGTCGCACTTCTCCAAGGCCGGCACGCCGACCATGGGCGGTGCGCTGATCCTGATCGCCGTGATGGCATCGGTGCTGCTGTGGGGCGACCTGCGCAACAAGTACGTATGGACGGTGCTGCTGGTCATGCTCGCCTTCGGTGCGATCGGCTGGTACGACGACTGGATCAAGATCGTGCGCCGCGATCCGAACGGGCTGAAGTCGCGATGGAAGTACCTCGCACAGTCGGTCTTCGGCCTGGCTGCCGGCCTGTATCTCTATCTGTACGCGGACGTTCCGGCGGCCACGACCTTCTATGTGCCGTTCTTCAAGTCGATCGCCCTGCCGCTGGCCGGCATTGGCTTCGTCGCCATCGCCTACTTCTGGATCGTCGGCTTCTCCAACGCCGTCAACCTGACCGACGGCCTCGATGGCCTGGCGATCATGCCCACGGTGCTGGTTGCCTGCGCGCTGGGCATCTTCGCCTACGCCTCGGGCCACGCCGAGTTCTCCAAGTACCTGCAGATTCCGGCCGTGCCCGGCGCCGGTGAGCTGGTGATCATCTGCGCGGCCATCGCCGGCGCCGGCCTGGGCTTCCTGTGGTTCAACACCTACCCGGCGATGGTGTTCATGGGCGACATCGGCGCGCTGGCGCTGGGCGCCGTGCTTGGCACGATCGCCGTGATCGTCCGCCAGGAGCTGGTGCTGGTGATCATGGGCGGCATCTTCGTGATCGAGACGCTGTCGGTGATGATCCAGGTGGGCTCGTTCAAGCTCACCGGCAAGCGCGTGTTCCGCATGGCGCCGATCCACCACCACTTCGAGCTCAAGGGCTGGCCGGAGCCACGCGTGATCGTGCGCTTCTGGATCATCTCGGTGGTCCTCGTCCTGGTTGGCCTGGCGACGCTGAAGGTGCGCTGA
- the murG gene encoding undecaprenyldiphospho-muramoylpentapeptide beta-N-acetylglucosaminyltransferase has product MKSAATDSDLHPVMILAGGTGGHIFPGLAVARELKERGVPVLWLGAEGGMETRLVPQHDIAIDTIAVSGMRGKGIGTLLATPFRLIGAVRAALQTLRERQPRAVVSFGGYAAGPGGIAARIAGVPLLVHEQNRAPGLTNRVLARFARHVLTGFPGTFPNLKEEVVGNPVRSEIAAVMPPSGRFATRTGPIRLLVLGGSQGARALNLAMPKAVAGLRGRLACEVRHQSGEKMREEAEQAYAKVGVNASVEPFIADMAAAYAWADLVICRAGALTLAELCAVGVGSVLVPFPQAVDDHQTKNAQYLVDRGAAFLVPQGIGNDLGDRISATIEILGERGALLQLAQSAHAIARPDAAKRVADAVMEVVQ; this is encoded by the coding sequence ATGAAGAGCGCTGCGACCGACTCCGACCTGCATCCGGTGATGATCCTCGCCGGCGGCACCGGTGGGCACATCTTCCCGGGCCTGGCCGTCGCGCGTGAACTCAAGGAACGCGGCGTCCCGGTGCTGTGGCTCGGTGCCGAAGGCGGCATGGAAACGCGCCTGGTGCCGCAGCACGACATCGCCATCGACACGATCGCGGTCAGTGGCATGCGCGGCAAGGGCATCGGCACATTGCTGGCGACGCCTTTCCGCCTGATCGGCGCCGTGCGCGCCGCGTTGCAGACACTGCGCGAGCGCCAGCCGCGCGCCGTCGTCAGCTTCGGCGGCTATGCCGCCGGCCCCGGCGGCATAGCCGCGCGCATCGCCGGCGTCCCGCTGCTCGTGCACGAACAGAACCGCGCCCCCGGCCTGACCAACCGCGTGCTGGCGCGCTTCGCGCGCCACGTACTGACGGGGTTCCCCGGCACGTTCCCGAACCTCAAGGAAGAAGTGGTCGGCAATCCGGTGCGCAGCGAGATCGCCGCGGTGATGCCGCCGAGCGGTCGCTTCGCCACCCGCACCGGCCCGATCCGGCTGCTCGTCCTCGGCGGCAGCCAGGGCGCACGCGCACTGAACCTGGCCATGCCCAAGGCCGTCGCCGGCCTGCGCGGACGCCTGGCCTGCGAAGTGCGCCACCAGAGCGGCGAGAAGATGCGCGAGGAAGCCGAGCAGGCGTACGCCAAGGTCGGCGTCAATGCATCGGTGGAACCGTTCATCGCCGACATGGCCGCTGCGTACGCCTGGGCCGACCTGGTGATCTGCCGCGCCGGCGCGCTGACCCTGGCCGAGCTGTGCGCGGTCGGCGTCGGCAGCGTGCTGGTGCCGTTCCCGCAGGCGGTCGACGACCACCAGACCAAGAACGCGCAGTACCTGGTCGATCGCGGCGCGGCATTCCTGGTGCCGCAGGGCATCGGCAACGACCTGGGCGACCGCATCTCGGCCACGATCGAAATCCTCGGCGAGCGCGGCGCATTGCTGCAGCTTGCACAAAGCGCGCACGCGATCGCCCGGCCCGACGCCGCCAAGCGTGTCGCCGATGCCGTCATGGAGGTGGTGCAATGA
- a CDS encoding UDP-N-acetylmuramoyl-L-alanyl-D-glutamate--2,6-diaminopimelate ligase, which produces MSRLMTLAELLPDVAGIPPQLQISGLVLDSRAVMPGYAFVAIAGFGAHGLRFVDQARAAGASAILFEPPAPEDLPAPADAIAVPGLRSRLGEMGDAFHGRATAAMDVVGVTGTNGKTSTVQLLTQAWHLRGIRSGSVGTLGAGLYGEVVPTGFTTPLVLQTHELLARMRDQGAQAIAMEASSHALDQGRVDGVHFDVAVFTNLTRDHLDYHGDMATYGAAKARLFAWPGLSAAVINLDDEFGRELIATLPPGVRAIGLSSRGAQDATLQAREMRFDNAGIGFELVHEGEAHPVSSPLLGRFNVDNLLAVAGTLLALGGQPAQIAQVLSQLQPIHGRMNRLGGDGALPLVVIDYAHTPDALEQALTSLRAHVQARLLCVFGCGGDRDRGKRPQMAAIAERHADLVIVTDDNPRFENGDVIVDDIMAGFANPALVSVQRDRAAAIARAVGMAGPTDIVLVAGKGHEPYQDIQGVQYPFDDTQVARAALEARA; this is translated from the coding sequence ATGAGCCGCCTGATGACGCTTGCCGAACTGCTGCCCGACGTCGCCGGCATTCCGCCGCAGCTGCAGATCAGCGGGCTGGTACTCGATTCGCGTGCGGTGATGCCGGGTTACGCATTCGTCGCCATCGCCGGCTTCGGTGCGCACGGCCTGCGCTTCGTCGACCAGGCGCGCGCGGCGGGTGCGAGCGCGATCCTGTTCGAACCGCCGGCACCGGAAGACCTGCCGGCGCCCGCCGATGCCATCGCCGTGCCGGGCCTGCGTTCGCGCCTGGGCGAAATGGGAGATGCCTTCCACGGCCGCGCCACTGCGGCGATGGATGTGGTCGGCGTCACCGGCACCAACGGCAAGACCTCCACGGTGCAACTGCTCACGCAGGCCTGGCACCTGCGCGGCATCCGCAGCGGCAGCGTCGGCACGCTCGGTGCAGGCCTGTACGGCGAAGTCGTGCCGACCGGTTTCACCACGCCGCTGGTGCTGCAGACGCACGAACTGCTTGCGCGGATGCGCGACCAGGGTGCGCAGGCCATCGCCATGGAAGCCAGCTCGCACGCGCTCGACCAGGGGCGCGTGGACGGCGTGCATTTCGATGTCGCGGTGTTCACCAACCTCACCCGTGACCACCTCGACTACCACGGCGACATGGCCACCTACGGCGCCGCCAAGGCGCGGCTGTTCGCGTGGCCTGGCCTGTCGGCGGCGGTGATCAATCTCGACGACGAATTCGGCCGCGAGCTGATCGCGACGTTGCCCCCAGGCGTGCGCGCCATCGGCCTGAGCTCGCGCGGCGCGCAGGACGCGACGCTGCAGGCGCGTGAAATGCGCTTCGACAATGCCGGCATCGGCTTCGAGCTGGTGCACGAAGGCGAAGCCCATCCGGTCAGCTCGCCGCTGCTCGGCCGCTTCAACGTCGACAACCTGCTGGCGGTCGCCGGCACGCTGCTGGCGCTGGGCGGGCAGCCGGCGCAGATCGCGCAGGTGCTGTCGCAGCTGCAGCCGATCCACGGCCGCATGAACCGTCTTGGCGGCGATGGCGCACTGCCGCTGGTGGTGATCGATTACGCCCACACACCCGACGCCCTCGAGCAGGCGCTGACCTCGTTGCGTGCCCACGTGCAGGCACGCCTGCTGTGCGTGTTCGGCTGCGGCGGCGATCGTGATCGCGGCAAGCGCCCGCAGATGGCGGCAATCGCCGAGCGCCACGCCGACCTCGTGATCGTCACCGACGACAACCCGCGCTTCGAGAACGGTGACGTGATCGTCGACGACATCATGGCCGGCTTCGCCAATCCTGCCCTGGTCAGCGTGCAGCGCGACCGCGCTGCCGCGATCGCGCGCGCGGTGGGCATGGCCGGTCCCACCGACATCGTGCTGGTGGCCGGAAAGGGCCACGAGCCCTACCAGGACATCCAGGGCGTGCAGTACCCCTTCGACGATACCCAGGTCGCGCGCGCGGCCCTGGAGGCGCGGGCATGA